A window from Drosophila miranda strain MSH22 chromosome Y unlocalized genomic scaffold, D.miranda_PacBio2.1 Contig_Y2_pilon, whole genome shotgun sequence encodes these proteins:
- the LOC117193334 gene encoding zinc finger protein 184-like, with the protein MSSSIERGDPSTDTTRHVDDNMPSQECVLYCNFCGNVYENEEAYEEDHHSGSCLSGIGRDEFQTKGTEETNLVEEEEIVKADVPLWDVIDDPQQVDAESERYFCFDCHIIYESHSSAENHVCPPEGAGNVASQNASMPRQPTRRKVARATADGDCPKFNCKICNTVFNTQKSLKFHMRIHDEPKLKRIQDALPVGALQEYSGLDLFFCEICQREFDYGLKTVHQKMHTEAPSKFVCGTCNRQFENSTNYRMHLKMHEKKQAEPSTSLSKKDPVDISRPEFPCQYCGKVFYRPFEKVKHERVHTGEKPYACEACGKRFRVSYSLTLHLRSHTDIRPYVCIVCNKRFKLQSNYAHHLHIHDAERQFSCDMCSKSFRTSVQLNAHKNSHTKPFECEVCNRPFSSLYAVNNHMKTHKNDPASKITLVIVSSEKKDPVKVLAGGKFSCSECGAEYSRIYALRQHLKSAHGKVEGAHAQKNKPPSIKESHVAEANDSEAAIRKAAAEADAAYRNAAVNDVDVSGSVPTYQEAVVFHVDNFDSEVIISDWLK; encoded by the exons ATGTCGT cctccatcgaacgtggggACCCATCTACCGATACTACCAGGCACGTGGACGACAACATGCCTTCCCAGGAGTGCGTATTATATTGCAATTTTTGTGGAAATGTGTACGAGAACGAAGAGGCATACGAGGAGGACCATCATAGTGGCTCCTGCCTCAGCGGCATCGGCAGGGATGAATTCCAAACAAAAGGAACTGAGGAGACTAATTtggttgaggaagaggaaataGTGAAAGCAGATGTGCCGCTTTGGGACGTGATAGATGACCCACAGCAGGTCGATGCAGAGTCGGAACGTTACTTTTGCTTTGATTGCCACATTATATACGAGAGCCACAGCAGTGCCGAAAACCATGTGTGCCCACCAGAAGGGGCGGGCAATGTAGCCAGCCAAAATGCGAGCATGCCCAGGCAGCCCACCCGACGCAAAGTTGCAAGAGCAACTGCCGACGGAGATTGCCCAAAATTTAATTGCAAAATTTGTAATACCGTTTTCAACACGCAAAAGAGTCTCAAGTTCCATATGCGCATACACGACGAGCCCAAGCTCAAACGAATTCAGGATGCCCTTCCTGTGGGCGCCCTTCAGGAATATAGCGGACTGGATTTGTTTTTCTGCGAGATCTGTCAAAGAGA ATTTGATTACGGCCTCAAGACGGTTCACCAGAAGATGCATACGGAAGCCCCGAGCAAGTTCGTGTGCGGCACTTGCAATCGCCAGTTCGAAAACTCCACCAACTACCGGATGCATTTGAAGATGCATGAGAAGAAACAAGCGGAGCCTTCTACTTCATTGTCAAAAAAAGATCCCGTCGACATAAGTAGACCGGAATTTCCATGCCAGTACTGCGGCAAGGTATTCTATCGCCCATTCGAAAAGGTCAAACACGAACGTGTTCACACAGGAGAGAAGCCCTACGCCTGCGAGGCGTGTGGCAAAAGGTTTCGTGTCTCATACTCCCTCACCCTGCATTTGCGCTCCCACACAGACATTCGTCCCTACGTGTGCATTGTCTGCAACAAGCG CTTTAAATTGCAGTCAAATTACGCACATCACCTCCACATCCATGACGCGGAGCGCCAGTTTTCCTGTGATATGTGCTCAAAGTCCTTCCGCACATCGGTGCAGCTGAACGCTCATAAGAATTCGCACACCAAGCCTTTCGAGTGTGAAGTTTGCAACCGTCCCTTTTCCTCGCTATACGCAGTCAACAATCACATGAAAACCCACAAGAATGATCCAGCCAGCAAAATTACCCTGGTGATTGTTTCGTCTGAAAAGAAAGACCCTGTCAAGGTGCTTGCTGGTGGAAAATTCTCGTGTAGTGAATGCGGGGCGGAGTACTCGCGTATTTATGCGCTGCGCCAGCACTTAAAATCAGCCCACGGCAAGGTAGAGGGTGCTCATGCACAGAAGAATAAGCCACCGTCCATTAAGGAGTCTCATGTGGCCGAGGCGAACGACTCTGAGGCAGCCATacgcaaagcagcagcagaggcggATGCTGCTTACAGGAATGCTGCGGTAAACGATGTGGACGTCAGTGGTAGCGTGCCCACCTACCAGGAGGCTGTTGTA